Proteins from one Bacteriovorax sp. BAL6_X genomic window:
- a CDS encoding DUF2459 domain-containing protein: protein MEDSFKLEKSRPIKIQVKGYNNSPQVKDSFFEANGSYHMFNTCNMWTARGLFEAGIKTSIFTPFKYSVSRFINKD, encoded by the coding sequence ATAGAAGATTCTTTTAAGTTAGAAAAATCACGTCCTATTAAAATTCAAGTAAAGGGATACAATAATTCTCCCCAAGTTAAGGATAGCTTTTTTGAAGCTAATGGAAGCTACCATATGTTTAATACTTGTAATATGTGGACGGCCAGAGGCCTCTTTGAGGCAGGGATTAAGACATCCATATTTACTCCGTTTAAATACTCAGTTTCAAGGTTTATTAATAAAGATTAA